In the Macadamia integrifolia cultivar HAES 741 unplaced genomic scaffold, SCU_Mint_v3 scaffold3303, whole genome shotgun sequence genome, one interval contains:
- the LOC122067986 gene encoding F-box protein SKIP23-like: protein MERVERGAREESSVRSSWWSKLPMDLVVTISERLDLYADYIRLRSVCKSWYSFLPKKSYHPSHNFPLLILHYHEKNCSNYHNGIFGLAKNNKLHFLRNLPDQSLHNHRCKGSSHGWLVMSRSPKQPIYLYNPFTNAKLTLPPIHVFRLQKVILSSTPPADLIVAVALHGYEGKLIFARLGEEAWTGLKPESDEFRGFKDVLFHGNKLYAVQSDLKVYVFHIGVDLHIDSSSCSILQPQPEFEDEYLKPNYRFKYPIVPYLVESSSNDVLMVVRVIERNEIFVEFMPNCCITEFKRTTIRFMVFKWEGKRWMHVKSLGEDILFVGLPSSLSISSRDFPDDCRENYIYLIDVYRAYPQTESHFDKCIFSLKDDDCIEDSLLLLEDEDSWVAEFRHPPAWFTYIQPEAPNKEGSRM from the coding sequence ATGGAGAGAGTGGAGAGAGGGGCGAGAGAGGAATCATCTGTTAGATCATCATGGTGGTCGAAGCTTCCAATGGATTTGGTGGTGACAATCAGTGAACGGCTTGATCTTTACGCGGATTACATTCGATTGAGGTCGGTATGCAAGTCATGGTACTCCTTCCTCCCTAAGAAGTCCTACCACCCATCCCATAActtccccctcttgattttacATTATCATGAGAAAAATTGCAGCAACTACCATAACGGCATATTCGGGTTAGCAAAGAATAATAAGCTTCATTTCCTTCGCAACCTTCCAGACCAGTCTCTTCACAACCATAGGTGTAAGGGTTCCTCCCATGGTTGGCTGGTTATGTCTAGATCCCCAAAACAACCCATATACCTTTACAACCCTTTCACCAATGCCAAGCTCACCCTTCCACCCATCCACGTATTTCGTTTACAAAAGGTTATCTTATCATCAACTCCTCCTGCTGATCTTATTGTTGCCGTCGCCCTCCATGGCTATGAGGGAAAGCTTATTTTTGCTAGACTTGGAGAGGAAGCATGGACTGGTTTAAAACCTGAATCTGATGAATTTCGTGGTTTCAAGGATGTCTTATTCCATGGGAACAAACTTTATGCTGTACAATCAGATCTGAAGGTTTATGTCTTCCACATTGGCGTCGACTTGCatattgattcttcttcttgctctATTCTCCAACCACAACCTGAATTCGAAGATGAATACCTCAAGCCTAATTATAGGTTCAAATATCCCATAGTGCCGTATTTGGTGGAGTCATCATCTAACGATGTGTTGATGGTTGTTCGGGTAATAGAACGTAATGAAATTTTTGTTGAGTTTATGCCGAATTGCTGTATAACAGAATTTAAAAGAACAACAATTCGGTTCATGGTTTTCAAGTGGGAAGGAAAAAGATGGATGCATGTTAAGAGCTTAGGTGAAGATATTTTGTTTGTGGGACTGCCTTCTTCTTTATCCATTTCTTCTCGTGATTTTCCCGATGATTGCAGAGAAAATTACATTTACTTAATCGATGTCTATCGTGCGTATCCCCAAACGGAATCTCATTTTGATAAATGCATATTCAGTTTAAAAGATGATGATTGCATTGAAGATTCGTTATTGTTGTTGGAGGATGAAGATTCCTGGGTTGCAGAATTTCGTCATCCACCTGCTTGGTTTACATACATCCAGCCCGAAGCCCCAAACAAAGAAGGATCCCGGATGTAG